Below is a window of Buchnera aphidicola (Kurisakia onigurumii) DNA.
TGATAAAAAATTTTTTATATCATAACTCAAATCAAAAGCGATCCATATATTTGATTCATTAGGATGCTGAAAAATTATTTTAATAACACTAAAATAATTATTTTTTTTTCCAAAAAAACTAGAAATATACAATATTGGAAAATTTTTATAATAATTTATAAAATTTATTATGTTATTTTTTAATCTATTTTTAAAAAAAAAATTAAATAATTTTGGTTGTTTTAAACTAATTAAATTAGCTATTTTAATAGTAGCAAAAACATCAGATAGTGAATCATGGGCAATAAAATCATTTATTTTATTACAATGTGCTAAATTTTCTAATTTTAAACTAACAAAACCAAATTTATCTATAGGCCAAACAATACCCTCAGGTCTTAAAACAAAACAAGCCCGAACTAAATTCAATACATCCCACTTAGAGTTATTATTTCTGTAACTCCAAGAATAAGGATCAAGTAAATTTCTATAAAAAATATTTCTAGTAAACTCATCATCAAATTGAATATTATTAAATCCTAATATACAAGTATTTTTTTTATTAAATATAGAATATATTTTTTTAGAAAAATAAAATTCATTGATACCTTTTTTAAAAGTTATTTGAGGTGTTATTTTATTTAATAATATTGCATCTATATTAGGTAAATAATCATTTGGAGGGAAACAATAATAGGTATTATATTTTTTTATAATATTAAAATTTTGATCAGTTCTAACACAAGAAAATTGACTGGGTTTATCTAAATTAAAATTTGTTCCAAATGTTTCATAATCATAAAACAAAAAATATTTTTTTTTATTTATAATTTTATTCATTAATATTATATATACATAAAATATATGTTTAAAAATTTTTATCTCCTCCGACTGGGATCGAACCAGTGACATACGGATTAACAGTCCGCCGTTCTACCAACTGAACTACAGAGGAATATATTTAATGTTACTACGTATTATTATATTTGTCAAAAAAAAAATATTTTTTTTAATAATTTTTAAAAAAATTAAAAAAATTAATTTTTATGTAGATAATATATTAAAATTGATTTATAATTATTTTAATTCGGCCCTTTAGCTCAGTGGTTAGAGCACGCGACTCATAATCGCTAGGTCGCTGGTTCAAATCCAGCAAGGGCCAAAATAAATTTTTTATTTTTTTTTAAATATTAAAATATTCAAAAAATTATATTAAATATAAAAATTTATAAATATCCAGTATGGCCAAAACCACAAATTCCTCTCTCACTATTAGAATCTTTAAAATCCGACACAATATTAAAAACTGGTCTAATAATATTAAAAAAAGATATTTGAGCTATTCTCATTCCTGGTTTAATAAAAAAAGAAAAATTTTTATTTCTGTTATAAATAGACAGCATTAATTCTCCTTGATAATCAGAATCAATCAATCCAATTGAATTTGATAATATAATTCCATATTTATGACTTAAACCTGATCTAGGAAATACCATTCCAGTGATCAAAGGATCAGAAATATAAATAGATACTCCTGTCGGTATTAATATAGTTTCTTTATATTTCAATATTTCCATTTTTTTACAACATGCTCTTAAATCCAAAGCAGAAGATCCTGTAGTTTCATATTTCAAAAAAGGAAACTCTTTTCCTATTCTAGGATCTATTATTTTTACATCTATTTTTTTTTTCATAATTTAAATTAATATTTTAATTATTAGTATCATTAAAAGGAACTTGCAATAAATCCTGTTTTAATTAAAAAATCAGATTTATTCCCTGTTAGAGAATAATTAATTGATTTTTTATCATCAGACAAAGAATGTAAATATCCTTTTGCGCCTAATAATATAGAATGACCTGCGGCAATATCCCAAGTATGGATATTTCCAAATCGAGGATATAATTGTGCTTTTCCTTCAGCTAAATGACAAAATTTTAAAGATGAACCAATTTTAATAATTTTATCATATGGTATAGATTCTAAGTATTTATTTATTTTTTTGTCAGTGTGTGTTCTGCTAGTTAATACTGTTGCAATTTTTTTTTTTTTTACAAAAATTTTTTTTCTACAATTATTTGAATTAATTATCCATGATTCATTTTTATATGAATAATAGAAAACATTAAAAAATGGAACATAAATTACACCAATTATAGGATTACCATTTTTTATTAAACTAATATTAACAGTAAATTCATTATTTTTGTTAATAAATTCTTTCGTACCATCCAAAGGATCAACTAACCAATACAAATTTTTTTTTTTAACATTTAATAAACTATTCATATTAGATTCTTCTGATATTACAGGAATATCTGGATACAATTTCACAAGATTATTATAAATAATGTTGTGTGATAATATATCAGCATTAGTAACAGGAGAATTATCTATTTTATTTTTTATAGTTATTTTATTGTTAAAAAATAAATGTTTTTTATATATTTTTAATATAGATTGTCCAGCTTGTTTTGATATATTTAATAATTCTTCTATCATTATAAAATAACTCTTTTATTTATATAATTAATATATAATTACGCAAAAAATTTTAAGAGCTTACATTCTATTCTACCTATATAAAATTGTATAGTATATTTATTAAAAATAAGTTTATTATTAAATAATAAAAAAAATAATAATAACTATTTTATTATGAATAAATAAATAATTAAGATTTTTCTGCAACTATTTTTATAATTACATTACAAAATAGATCGGTATGAGGTTGAAATATAATATTGTGTTCACCAATAGTTCTTAGCTTACCTTTTCTTAATTTAAAATTATTTTTTTCTACCTGAATACCTAATTTTAAAACAGATTTATAAATGTCTCGAATACCTATAGAACCAAATAATTTTCCCTCTTCTCCTGATTTAGCATAAATTATAATTGGTTGTATTTTTTTTATTTGATTAATTTTTTCTTTGGATAATGATATTTTTTTGTTCAATTTTTTTTCATGTATTTTTTGCTTTTCATGAAAAAAATTTATATTTTCTTTTGTAGCTAAAATAGCTTTTCCTTTAGGAATTAAAAAATTTCGAGCATATCCAGATTTAACATTTACACAATCTCCTTTACTTCCTATTTTTTGTACTG
It encodes the following:
- the sbcB gene encoding exodeoxyribonuclease I, which produces MNKIINKKKYFLFYDYETFGTNFNLDKPSQFSCVRTDQNFNIIKKYNTYYCFPPNDYLPNIDAILLNKITPQITFKKGINEFYFSKKIYSIFNKKNTCILGFNNIQFDDEFTRNIFYRNLLDPYSWSYRNNNSKWDVLNLVRACFVLRPEGIVWPIDKFGFVSLKLENLAHCNKINDFIAHDSLSDVFATIKIANLISLKQPKLFNFFFKNRLKNNIINFINYYKNFPILYISSFFGKKNNYFSVIKIIFQHPNESNIWIAFDLSYDIKNFLSKIKKINFEQDDIKTLLSYGLVLLYINKCPILSPINVLRKQDLIRLNINIDLYLYYNSCLNNYLFFLKNILKNYFSDYIFKKKNINSHVDSQIYENFFNFSDLKKAKIIHTLNPKYFSSIKPKFLDSRMEKLFFNIRARNFFNTLTLQEKNIWIDNLKCIFNKKYILNYYKKYLLLKKKNLLNKKNMKILHFIYLYFCKTIKYTLNF
- the dut gene encoding dUTP diphosphatase, with the protein product MKKKIDVKIIDPRIGKEFPFLKYETTGSSALDLRACCKKMEILKYKETILIPTGVSIYISDPLITGMVFPRSGLSHKYGIILSNSIGLIDSDYQGELMLSIYNRNKNFSFFIKPGMRIAQISFFNIIRPVFNIVSDFKDSNSERGICGFGHTGYL
- the cysQ gene encoding 3'(2'),5'-bisphosphate nucleotidase CysQ, producing MIEELLNISKQAGQSILKIYKKHLFFNNKITIKNKIDNSPVTNADILSHNIIYNNLVKLYPDIPVISEESNMNSLLNVKKKNLYWLVDPLDGTKEFINKNNEFTVNISLIKNGNPIIGVIYVPFFNVFYYSYKNESWIINSNNCRKKIFVKKKKIATVLTSRTHTDKKINKYLESIPYDKIIKIGSSLKFCHLAEGKAQLYPRFGNIHTWDIAAGHSILLGAKGYLHSLSDDKKSINYSLTGNKSDFLIKTGFIASSF
- the rplI gene encoding 50S ribosomal protein L9, with the translated sequence MKIILISTVQKIGSKGDCVNVKSGYARNFLIPKGKAILATKENINFFHEKQKIHEKKLNKKISLSKEKINQIKKIQPIIIYAKSGEEGKLFGSIGIRDIYKSVLKLGIQVEKNNFKLRKGKLRTIGEHNIIFQPHTDLFCNVIIKIVAEKS